The window GACAACCTCGTCAGCCACCTCCGCAACATGGTGCAAGTCGCGCTGTTTTCGGCTACGATTTCAGAAGACGTCGAAGAGCTCATCCGCGAACGGTTTGCGCCATTGCAGGTCGTGCGCCTGAGTCCGCAGGAGGCTTTGCGCAACATCTTTTTCCACTATGTGGTGGTCGATCAGGGGCAAAAGCAGCGGTTTTTGGCCGGTGTGATCTTAAATCAGAAGATCAAGCAGGCTTTGATTTTCACCCCGAATCGTGACGAAGTCTATGAAGTGGCCAACTACCTGCGTTCGTTGGGGCTTAAGGCGGAGGCTTACCACGGTCTGCTCGACCAAGTCGAACGAGCAGCGGTGATGAAGCGCTTCAAACGCAAGCAGGTCAACTTTTTGGTGGCGACCGACTTGGCCGCCCGCGGCTTGGATGTGGAGGCTTTGCCCGCTGTCATCAACTATGCATTTCCAGAGGACATTGAGGTCTATATTCACCGCTGCGGACGTACGGGCCGCGCCGGGAAAAAGGGAGCGGTTTACAACCTTGTCGCTTCCAAAGGCGAGGAATTGACGGTTCAAAATTTCCATACCGAGTTGGGTATCGCCCTCAAAGGCTTTATCATTCAGCCGATTGACAAAAACGCAGCCAAATCCGTCGACAACAAATTGATGAAAGTCCATTTGAGCCGAGGCAAACGCGACAAAATCGCTGCCGGTGATATCGTGGGCTACTTGGTCAATGAAACGGGAGTTGAAGCCGACAAAATCGGAACGATTGCAGTTTATGATACCTATACCTTGGTCGATCTCCCCGAATGGGCTTTTGAGATCATCGAGGCTGCTGACGAAGCCAAGTTGAAAGGCAAATCTGTCAAGGCGACCAAATACTCGTTGGACGATCAGAAAAACCGTTCGGAGGCATTGCGCAAAAGCCAAATCGGGGTTGCTGACAAACGCAAGCTCGAAGAAAAGGCGGCGCGTCGGGTCAAAGATGCTGCGAAAAAGGTCCCTGAAATGCCACTGACGCGCACCAAAGGTGGAGCCGTGGCCAAGGGGAAAGCTGAAGGTTCGGAAGAATCGGCCCCGATCAAAAACAAACCGCGTCCATCCAAAAAGGAAGTCGAAAAATCCGAAAAATCCGGAAAATCGGCATCGGGTCGGTCAGGAGCAGGGAAGTCGCCTTCGGCACGTGCAGGAGCGGGCAAGTCGCCTGCGGCCGGTATGGGCGCAAGCAAAGGCAAAGGAAAGTCGCCTTCGGCGGGCGTCGGTACGGGCAAGGGCAGGGGCAAATCGCCTTCGGCGAATGTGAGTGCCGGCAAGGGCAAGGCAACGAAAACTTCTGCCCCGAATCCTACGCGTCGTTCTGCTGCGAAGTCAGGGACTTTGACCAAACCGCCAAAGCCAAGGGTG of the Bacteroidota bacterium genome contains:
- a CDS encoding DEAD/DEAH box helicase, which gives rise to MSKGFQRYQLEDRVLEALTNIGFKKPTEVQEQVIPLILQRRNVVVEAATGTGKTAAYGLPLLSRIDYTKRSTQVLVLAPSRELALQVETALRSFTTHVKFRVASVYGGMSLAESEKKIKSSPHILVAVPGRLKDALRGGKLDFFWRDIKYLVIDEADKLLELGFQEILDNLVSHLRNMVQVALFSATISEDVEELIRERFAPLQVVRLSPQEALRNIFFHYVVVDQGQKQRFLAGVILNQKIKQALIFTPNRDEVYEVANYLRSLGLKAEAYHGLLDQVERAAVMKRFKRKQVNFLVATDLAARGLDVEALPAVINYAFPEDIEVYIHRCGRTGRAGKKGAVYNLVASKGEELTVQNFHTELGIALKGFIIQPIDKNAAKSVDNKLMKVHLSRGKRDKIAAGDIVGYLVNETGVEADKIGTIAVYDTYTLVDLPEWAFEIIEAADEAKLKGKSVKATKYSLDDQKNRSEALRKSQIGVADKRKLEEKAARRVKDAAKKVPEMPLTRTKGGAVAKGKAEGSEESAPIKNKPRPSKKEVEKSEKSGKSASGRSGAGKSPSARAGAGKSPAAGMGASKGKGKSPSAGVGTGKGRGKSPSANVSAGKGKATKTSAPNPTRRSAAKSGTLTKPPKPRVENTSRDMPKRPKRSRD